The Oncorhynchus masou masou isolate Uvic2021 chromosome 8, UVic_Omas_1.1, whole genome shotgun sequence genome has a window encoding:
- the LOC135544522 gene encoding alpha-2,8-sialyltransferase 8E-like isoform X2, protein MLRRRMGYADPTSGRDLLGNRSLCFIFICAFGLVTLLQQILYGKNYIKSAQQFSRLKGDETGNWTGPVNFLDDGSLKPARNGKKRYLDSYDGSYDYNSTACKELRQEIMDVKVLTMVKTSELFERWRNLQVCKWQQNMVETNNFKMSLSRCCNAPSFLFTTKRNTPAGTKLRYEVDTSGILPISTEVFKMFPDDMPYSKSQFKKCAVVGNGGIIKNSKCGKDIDSADFVFRCNIPPINEKYSADVGAKTDLVTINPSIITERFQKLEKWRRPFYEVLQNYENSSVVLPAFYNTRNTDVSFRVKYMLDDFDSQRGVFFFHPQYLLNVQHFWTVQGVRAKRLSSGLMLVTAAMELCEEVHLYGFWAFPMNPSGIFITHHYYDNVKPRPGFHAMPHEIFNFMHMHTRGILNVHSGPCT, encoded by the exons ATGCTGCGCCGGAGAATGGGATACGCCGACCCTACGTCGGGTAGAGATTTACTCGGCAATAGGTCGCTTTGTTTTATATTCATTTGCGCATTTGGACTGGTTACACTTTTACAACAGATTCTCTATGGAAAAAACTACATTAAAAG TGCGCAACAGTTTAGCCGACTCAAAGGAGACGAGACAGGAAATTGGACCGGTCCTGTAAATTTCTTGGATGATGGATCTCTGAAGCCTGCCAGGAATGGGAAGAAAAG GTATCTGGACTCATACGATGGATCCTATGACTACAACTCCACTGCATGCAAAGAGCTCAGGCAGGAGATTATGGATGTCAAAGTCCTGACCAT GGTGAAGACGTCGGAGCTGTTTGAGAGATGGAGGAACCTGCAGGTGTGCAAGTGGCAGCAAAACATGGTGGAGACCAACAACTTCAA GATGTCTCTGTCGCGGTGTTGTAATGCACCCTCCTTCCTGTTCACAACCAAGAGGAACACTCCAGCAGGCACCAAGCTGAGGTATGAGGTGGACACCAGTGGCATCCTGCCCATCAGTACTGAGGTCTTCAAGATGTTTCCTGAC GACATGCCATACTCCAAGTCTCAGTTTAAGAAATGTGCAGTTGTTGGAAACGGAGGTATCATCAAGAACAGCAAATGTGGGAAGGATATTGACTCCGCAGATTTCGTGTTTAG ATGCAACATACCACCCATCAACGAGAAGTACTCAGCTGATGTAGGCGCCAAAACGGATCTGGTGACGATTAATCCAAGTATTATAACGGAGAG ATTCCAGAAGCTAGAGAAGTGGCGGCGACCATTTTACGAGGTTCTTCAGAACTACGAGAACTCGTCAGTGGTCCTACCCGCCTTCTACAACACGCGTAACACTGATGTCTCCTTCCGGGTCAAGTACATGCTGGACGACTTTGACTCCCAGAGGGGTGTGTTCTTCTTCCACCCCCAGTACCTGCTCAATGTCCAGCACTTCTGGACTGTCCAGGGTGTCCGTGCCAAACGCCTCAGCAGCGGCCTGATGCTAGTCACTGCCGCCATGGAACTGTGCGAGGAGGTCCACCTCTATGGCTTCTGGGCGTTTCCCATGAACCCCTCGGGCATTTTCATCACGCACCATTACTATGACAACGTCAAGCCCCGCCCTGGGTTCCACGCCATGCCCCATGAGATCTTTAACTTCATGCACATGCACACGCGAGGTATCCTCAATGTACACTCAGGACCTTGCACATGA
- the LOC135544522 gene encoding alpha-2,8-sialyltransferase 8E-like isoform X1 codes for MLRRRMGYADPTSGRDLLGNRSLCFIFICAFGLVTLLQQILYGKNYIKSAQQFSRLKGDETGNWTGPVNFLDDGSLKPARNGKKRCFRQNFQPDSQISVIVTPCLADIKKKKKRSQRYLDSYDGSYDYNSTACKELRQEIMDVKVLTMVKTSELFERWRNLQVCKWQQNMVETNNFKMSLSRCCNAPSFLFTTKRNTPAGTKLRYEVDTSGILPISTEVFKMFPDDMPYSKSQFKKCAVVGNGGIIKNSKCGKDIDSADFVFRCNIPPINEKYSADVGAKTDLVTINPSIITERFQKLEKWRRPFYEVLQNYENSSVVLPAFYNTRNTDVSFRVKYMLDDFDSQRGVFFFHPQYLLNVQHFWTVQGVRAKRLSSGLMLVTAAMELCEEVHLYGFWAFPMNPSGIFITHHYYDNVKPRPGFHAMPHEIFNFMHMHTRGILNVHSGPCT; via the exons ATGCTGCGCCGGAGAATGGGATACGCCGACCCTACGTCGGGTAGAGATTTACTCGGCAATAGGTCGCTTTGTTTTATATTCATTTGCGCATTTGGACTGGTTACACTTTTACAACAGATTCTCTATGGAAAAAACTACATTAAAAG TGCGCAACAGTTTAGCCGACTCAAAGGAGACGAGACAGGAAATTGGACCGGTCCTGTAAATTTCTTGGATGATGGATCTCTGAAGCCTGCCAGGAATGGGAAGAAAAG ATGTTTCCGTCAGAATTTTCAGCCAGATTCACAGATCTCCGTAATAGTCACACCCTGCCTAGCCGAtattaagaagaaaaaaaaacgctCTCAAAG GTATCTGGACTCATACGATGGATCCTATGACTACAACTCCACTGCATGCAAAGAGCTCAGGCAGGAGATTATGGATGTCAAAGTCCTGACCAT GGTGAAGACGTCGGAGCTGTTTGAGAGATGGAGGAACCTGCAGGTGTGCAAGTGGCAGCAAAACATGGTGGAGACCAACAACTTCAA GATGTCTCTGTCGCGGTGTTGTAATGCACCCTCCTTCCTGTTCACAACCAAGAGGAACACTCCAGCAGGCACCAAGCTGAGGTATGAGGTGGACACCAGTGGCATCCTGCCCATCAGTACTGAGGTCTTCAAGATGTTTCCTGAC GACATGCCATACTCCAAGTCTCAGTTTAAGAAATGTGCAGTTGTTGGAAACGGAGGTATCATCAAGAACAGCAAATGTGGGAAGGATATTGACTCCGCAGATTTCGTGTTTAG ATGCAACATACCACCCATCAACGAGAAGTACTCAGCTGATGTAGGCGCCAAAACGGATCTGGTGACGATTAATCCAAGTATTATAACGGAGAG ATTCCAGAAGCTAGAGAAGTGGCGGCGACCATTTTACGAGGTTCTTCAGAACTACGAGAACTCGTCAGTGGTCCTACCCGCCTTCTACAACACGCGTAACACTGATGTCTCCTTCCGGGTCAAGTACATGCTGGACGACTTTGACTCCCAGAGGGGTGTGTTCTTCTTCCACCCCCAGTACCTGCTCAATGTCCAGCACTTCTGGACTGTCCAGGGTGTCCGTGCCAAACGCCTCAGCAGCGGCCTGATGCTAGTCACTGCCGCCATGGAACTGTGCGAGGAGGTCCACCTCTATGGCTTCTGGGCGTTTCCCATGAACCCCTCGGGCATTTTCATCACGCACCATTACTATGACAACGTCAAGCCCCGCCCTGGGTTCCACGCCATGCCCCATGAGATCTTTAACTTCATGCACATGCACACGCGAGGTATCCTCAATGTACACTCAGGACCTTGCACATGA